The Fictibacillus arsenicus genome contains a region encoding:
- a CDS encoding S8 family serine peptidase: MNKWHKTLASLGLSVSLIGSSFAPVFAETDNYSVEKSSIPVSELFKPGSRVKENPYNLAKKKDQISETTLLVKYNKTLSTSEHKKAGATLQRRMSSLKYDVVKINSGKKMEDVMKAYSKLGKVDIVSPSANFVKLGTTDPKIDQQYHMSLLNVDKAQSMAGKNKVRVAVIDTGIDSKHPELKNKLLPSYNAVNPMNQGTPDYHGTHVAGIIASEKGNGVGGYGVNPNVEILPIDVFDRGMGASDYVIADAIMYAIEKKAKVINMSLGSIFPSPLIQDAVAKAIAADVTVVAAAGNEGMNLNSYPAAFEGVISVGSTNKDNMLSTYSTYGPSVDVVAPGENVYAPLYDYEKKSTFYKLSGTSMASPVVAGVASLLLSKNPNLKPKQIEYILEQTGKDLGAKGYDVKYANGLVDPVKALSFDTSKIPSSVYVAKSKSSLLKTAEKVDVSEKLVKEGTIKKAYEEQFIQFPVKKGEYVQTVLEGSADYDYKFTYYLAGKAIKPLQKDVNKTLEGKTEGHLYEVPEDGTLVIGVSDVNGNYNADGKSAYKLSVEKFDRLLEDTNTRENPVAVESFPFVSEGEGDWTFTGHDGDSDFYSFKTEESQIVKVAIGGVPGIDSTLSLKMIEPWPEDMPEDMPEDMPPMEQEMDIVNLKPAGEGEVLTFEAMPGMEYVVEVDNHTPGFFFPMSLFEDGMNREYPSSHVPYSLTIDAKPVSEDEDGFPNGGHLEEEYMEGDMDVEEYISRRNEYKKNHHDSMGGEDDWMEEEKAMLERIREAALEYDPEAGAEGYFQYAGDEDFYKFEVEESAIFEIDLSSSEAVPAMEIMKIMEFEDGFTTLVPVATNITWGFMDIETKDKFSAGLQSGEEYFIRVMHPNYQPSFDKYSFTSKVVVENPEDKYEPNNDIEKTPVKDMPAETVRGNYAMNGDYDAYYVKAKTNGLYGVHYKTIAPTKEMQEKYPDLLKPIDGVIAILEDKNGNRILDPEEYSSARMYDKSWDSGPEQGSFQAKAGKGYFVIADQWLWDFPSPNLNEYELTVKPVNTKDEDAGSAVKNNIPSKPIKLKRTAMKEWESNGHLNAGVAGGDADWYSFSFMAPHSGQITFANDQIDGVISLYDSKGKLVATSDTYALGDAEVLNYNVKAGNYFIKVTDVFGNASLTPYSLKMKIN; this comes from the coding sequence ATGAACAAATGGCATAAAACGCTGGCGTCGCTCGGACTGTCTGTCAGCTTAATAGGCTCAAGCTTTGCGCCTGTATTTGCCGAGACGGATAATTACTCTGTTGAAAAGAGTTCCATTCCGGTCTCTGAACTATTTAAACCAGGAAGTCGAGTTAAGGAAAATCCGTACAACTTGGCTAAAAAGAAAGACCAGATCAGCGAAACTACATTACTCGTCAAGTACAACAAAACGTTGTCCACGAGTGAACACAAAAAAGCGGGAGCAACACTACAGCGCAGAATGTCGTCACTAAAGTACGATGTTGTTAAGATCAACAGCGGCAAGAAAATGGAAGACGTTATGAAGGCGTACAGCAAATTGGGGAAAGTAGATATCGTTTCTCCGTCTGCAAATTTCGTTAAACTTGGGACGACTGATCCGAAAATTGATCAGCAATACCACATGTCTCTTTTAAATGTGGACAAGGCTCAATCTATGGCTGGTAAAAACAAAGTACGTGTTGCGGTAATCGATACGGGGATCGATTCAAAGCATCCTGAATTAAAAAACAAACTGCTGCCGTCCTATAATGCGGTAAACCCAATGAACCAGGGGACGCCTGATTATCATGGGACGCATGTTGCGGGTATCATTGCCTCAGAAAAAGGAAATGGTGTCGGCGGTTATGGGGTTAACCCAAACGTAGAGATTTTACCGATTGATGTTTTTGACCGAGGGATGGGTGCATCAGATTACGTAATCGCAGATGCCATCATGTATGCGATTGAGAAAAAGGCAAAAGTCATCAACATGAGCTTAGGGAGCATTTTCCCGTCACCGTTGATTCAAGATGCAGTAGCAAAGGCTATTGCAGCTGATGTAACGGTTGTTGCTGCAGCGGGAAATGAAGGGATGAACCTGAACAGTTATCCTGCAGCTTTTGAAGGGGTAATTTCTGTTGGTTCCACAAACAAGGATAATATGCTTTCTACTTATTCTACATACGGACCATCTGTGGACGTAGTAGCACCAGGTGAGAATGTATATGCACCGCTTTATGATTATGAGAAGAAATCCACTTTCTATAAACTGAGCGGAACATCCATGGCATCTCCAGTAGTAGCGGGTGTAGCTTCACTTTTATTATCAAAAAATCCGAATCTTAAGCCGAAACAGATCGAGTACATCTTAGAACAAACCGGTAAAGATCTTGGTGCAAAAGGCTACGATGTAAAGTATGCGAACGGTCTTGTGGATCCTGTAAAAGCATTGTCTTTTGACACTTCCAAAATTCCTAGCTCTGTATATGTAGCGAAGAGCAAATCAAGTCTGTTAAAAACGGCTGAAAAAGTAGATGTATCTGAGAAATTAGTCAAAGAAGGCACTATCAAAAAGGCATACGAAGAGCAGTTCATTCAGTTCCCAGTGAAAAAGGGTGAGTATGTACAAACGGTTTTAGAAGGTTCAGCTGATTATGACTACAAGTTTACGTATTATTTGGCAGGTAAAGCAATCAAGCCTCTTCAAAAAGATGTGAACAAGACGCTTGAAGGCAAAACAGAAGGACATTTGTATGAAGTGCCTGAAGACGGAACGCTTGTGATTGGCGTTAGTGACGTAAACGGAAACTACAATGCGGATGGAAAATCAGCGTACAAACTGTCTGTTGAGAAGTTTGATCGTTTACTAGAAGATACAAATACACGTGAAAATCCGGTAGCGGTTGAATCATTCCCGTTTGTATCCGAAGGGGAAGGTGACTGGACGTTCACTGGACACGACGGAGATTCTGATTTTTATTCGTTTAAAACAGAAGAGTCTCAGATCGTGAAAGTTGCAATTGGCGGTGTTCCTGGAATCGACTCGACGCTTAGCTTGAAAATGATCGAGCCATGGCCGGAAGACATGCCTGAAGATATGCCAGAGGACATGCCTCCAATGGAGCAGGAAATGGATATCGTAAACCTGAAGCCAGCTGGTGAAGGGGAGGTTCTAACTTTTGAAGCTATGCCTGGAATGGAGTATGTGGTCGAAGTTGATAACCATACACCAGGATTCTTCTTCCCAATGAGTTTGTTTGAAGATGGAATGAACCGTGAGTATCCTTCTTCTCATGTTCCGTATTCATTAACTATTGATGCAAAACCTGTATCTGAAGATGAAGATGGCTTCCCGAATGGTGGGCATCTGGAAGAAGAGTACATGGAAGGCGACATGGATGTTGAAGAGTACATCTCTAGGCGCAACGAGTACAAAAAGAACCACCATGATTCAATGGGTGGCGAAGATGACTGGATGGAAGAAGAAAAAGCAATGCTCGAGCGCATTCGCGAAGCAGCACTTGAATATGATCCCGAAGCAGGTGCAGAAGGATACTTCCAATATGCGGGTGATGAAGATTTCTACAAGTTTGAAGTAGAAGAAAGTGCAATATTTGAAATTGACTTAAGCTCTTCAGAAGCCGTTCCAGCAATGGAAATCATGAAGATCATGGAATTCGAAGATGGTTTTACAACACTTGTACCTGTAGCAACGAACATCACTTGGGGCTTCATGGACATTGAAACAAAAGATAAATTTTCTGCAGGGCTTCAGTCTGGAGAAGAATACTTTATCCGTGTGATGCATCCAAACTATCAGCCGAGCTTTGACAAGTACAGCTTTACTTCAAAAGTTGTGGTTGAAAATCCTGAAGATAAGTACGAACCAAACAATGATATCGAGAAAACACCAGTAAAAGACATGCCAGCTGAAACGGTTCGTGGTAACTACGCGATGAACGGCGACTATGATGCTTATTATGTAAAAGCAAAAACGAACGGATTGTATGGTGTACATTACAAAACAATTGCACCTACAAAAGAAATGCAGGAAAAATATCCTGACCTGCTAAAACCGATTGATGGCGTAATTGCCATTTTGGAAGACAAAAACGGCAACCGCATTTTAGATCCGGAAGAATATAGCTCTGCACGTATGTATGACAAGAGCTGGGATAGCGGACCGGAGCAAGGTTCATTCCAAGCGAAAGCTGGCAAAGGATATTTCGTAATCGCTGACCAATGGCTGTGGGATTTCCCAAGTCCGAACCTTAACGAGTACGAACTGACTGTAAAACCAGTTAACACGAAGGATGAAGATGCTGGATCTGCTGTGAAAAACAACATTCCATCCAAGCCGATCAAGCTGAAGCGTACGGCAATGAAAGAGTGGGAAAGCAATGGCCACCTGAATGCAGGAGTAGCAGGCGGAGACGCTGATTGGTATTCATTCAGCTTCATGGCTCCTCACTCAGGTCAGATCACATTTGCAAACGATCAAATCGATGGCGTGATTAGCCTTTACGACAGCAAAGGCAAGCTTGTCGCAACATCTGATACGTATGCATTGGGAGATGCTGAAGTGTTGAACTACAATGTAAAAGCAGGGAACTACTTCATTAAAGTAACCGATGTATTCGGTAATGCATCCTTAACACCATATTCGTTGAAGATGAAGATCAATTAA
- a CDS encoding stalk domain-containing protein, with protein sequence MKKSLAKWVTATTLAFTAVAATGTTGFAAKKEHKQESEMVTVVYQGEVLELEEAGARLFRENLILPVKAIAEANGGSVVYNEKSITATRGDISYTLRLHPRFFQFDNEDVLFAIIPSKIYSGKSINSLKFIERALGVTLEFNEEDNTLYIN encoded by the coding sequence ATGAAAAAATCATTGGCAAAATGGGTTACCGCAACGACTCTAGCATTCACAGCTGTTGCTGCAACAGGAACAACGGGCTTTGCTGCTAAAAAGGAACATAAGCAAGAATCCGAAATGGTAACTGTTGTTTACCAAGGTGAAGTACTAGAATTAGAGGAAGCAGGAGCAAGATTGTTTAGAGAAAACCTGATCCTGCCTGTTAAAGCTATTGCAGAAGCAAACGGCGGAAGTGTAGTCTATAATGAAAAAAGCATTACAGCAACACGCGGTGACATTTCTTACACGCTAAGACTTCACCCGCGTTTCTTCCAATTTGATAACGAAGATGTGCTTTTTGCAATCATCCCTTCAAAAATCTATTCTGGTAAATCAATCAACTCGTTAAAGTTCATCGAACGTGCACTTGGCGTTACACTTGAGTTTAACGAAGAAGATAACACGCTGTACATTAACTAG
- a CDS encoding helix-turn-helix domain-containing protein has product MRLGKQIKKFRLRKGLSITKLAHKAKISKGYLSSIESHKTNPSAHMIQKLAKALEVPVEQLLNIQVELLDPEWVELVTQAKEMGINKEEVRAFLAYEAWKHSLKEEV; this is encoded by the coding sequence ATGCGTCTTGGGAAACAAATTAAGAAATTCCGATTAAGAAAAGGTCTCAGCATCACGAAGCTTGCCCATAAAGCAAAAATATCTAAAGGCTATTTAAGCAGCATCGAAAGTCATAAAACCAACCCGTCTGCGCATATGATACAAAAATTGGCTAAAGCGTTGGAGGTACCTGTGGAACAATTGTTAAATATTCAGGTAGAGCTGCTTGATCCTGAATGGGTTGAGCTTGTTACGCAAGCGAAAGAAATGGGAATTAATAAGGAAGAAGTGCGCGCTTTTCTTGCCTATGAAGCTTGGAAACATTCCTTGAAAGAAGAGGTGTGA
- a CDS encoding class D sortase → MKWLAYLLIATGLCIMVYPKAKSAYYSYQEQQLLKDWESSDEDSVIQQSYQQLDDVFSDNSEPKRTHEPQKLKNGIIGKLEINKIDLTIPIMEGASQANLKVAAGHLKGTSPVGEAGNSAIAAHRSYTYGKQFNRLPEVEVGDTIHVVTKNKKLTYRIIDEMIVLPDDLSVLRKDSSESILTLITCHPMKNPTHRYIVKAVLDKEEVL, encoded by the coding sequence ATGAAGTGGCTCGCATACCTCTTAATTGCAACTGGTTTGTGTATAATGGTTTATCCAAAAGCAAAAAGTGCATATTACTCTTACCAGGAACAACAGCTGTTGAAAGACTGGGAATCTAGTGATGAAGATTCTGTGATCCAACAGAGCTACCAGCAGCTGGATGATGTTTTTTCAGATAACAGCGAACCAAAGCGTACACATGAACCCCAAAAACTGAAGAACGGAATTATCGGAAAGCTAGAAATAAATAAGATTGATTTAACCATCCCAATTATGGAAGGTGCCTCCCAGGCTAATTTAAAAGTAGCAGCTGGACATCTAAAAGGCACCTCTCCTGTTGGGGAGGCTGGAAATTCGGCCATTGCTGCCCACCGAAGCTACACATACGGGAAACAGTTCAACCGTTTGCCAGAAGTGGAAGTTGGGGACACGATTCACGTGGTAACAAAAAACAAAAAGCTTACATATCGAATCATCGATGAAATGATCGTGCTGCCTGATGATTTATCGGTGTTAAGGAAAGATTCATCTGAAAGTATTCTTACCTTAATTACGTGTCATCCCATGAAAAATCCAACTCACCGCTATATTGTAAAAGCTGTTCTGGATAAAGAGGAGGTTTTATAG
- a CDS encoding LPXTG cell wall anchor domain-containing protein → MKKIIFFSFLYTCVLLLLTIIPVGSTGATKSSTVLNLSLFPQKQLFNISGFAPGDWAERKLIIKNDGNTNFFYNSTIKKVSGNDLLFKQLQLKISTPNEILYEGKISEFSTKSRFLSSFSEEILDVIIVFPYESGNEFQGLATEVEFILYADGRNNPPDDADPPDPPGNGDPPDPPDDGDPPDPPDDGDPPDPPDDGDPPDPPDDGDPPDPPDDGDPPDPPGDGDGTDPPPGTNEPPSNNPTPTKPADPPSKDTGSLPQTGEENPLFIILSGFFISLAGLGLLLIKKSIIPNPFKRG, encoded by the coding sequence ATGAAAAAAATTATATTTTTTTCCTTTTTATACACATGTGTCTTACTCTTATTGACTATTATTCCTGTTGGGAGTACAGGAGCTACTAAAAGTTCTACTGTTCTAAATCTATCTTTATTTCCCCAAAAACAATTATTTAATATTAGTGGATTTGCCCCTGGGGACTGGGCAGAAAGAAAATTAATAATAAAAAATGATGGTAATACAAACTTTTTTTATAACTCAACAATAAAGAAAGTATCAGGTAATGACTTGCTTTTTAAACAATTACAATTAAAAATATCAACTCCTAATGAGATTCTTTACGAAGGAAAAATAAGTGAATTTTCTACAAAATCTAGATTTCTGTCTAGTTTTAGTGAAGAAATTCTTGATGTAATTATTGTATTTCCTTACGAATCAGGTAATGAGTTCCAAGGTTTAGCTACTGAGGTTGAATTTATTTTGTATGCTGATGGTCGAAACAACCCACCAGATGACGCCGACCCACCGGACCCACCAGGTAACGGAGACCCACCGGACCCACCAGACGATGGAGATCCACCAGACCCACCAGACGATGGAGATCCACCAGACCCACCAGATGACGGAGATCCACCAGACCCACCGGATGACGGAGACCCACCGGATCCACCGGATGATGGAGATCCACCAGACCCGCCTGGTGACGGAGACGGCACAGATCCTCCACCGGGGACAAATGAACCACCAAGCAACAACCCAACACCTACGAAACCGGCTGATCCGCCGAGCAAAGACACAGGTTCTCTGCCGCAAACGGGTGAAGAGAATCCACTCTTTATCATCTTGTCAGGATTCTTCATCTCACTCGCTGGACTTGGTCTGCTGCTCATCAAGAAATCTATTATTCCTAATCCATTTAAACGAGGATAA
- a CDS encoding TasA family protein, whose protein sequence is MSIKKKIGLGVASGALGLAMISGGTWAAFSDSETLADNDFFAGTLDLKPEMESSALFEISDLAPGDTMTRNINLTNAGSVDIKHVWFDVTYTLNDVANPTGVPIDPSNMNKLEDDIKVSIFNLDGSPLEAMKRDNTTLVLTGLTLKELRDLGEVDISRNGLAAGSGDSDRYEIKLEYVNLGNQNHQQGDSITAQLIFNAQQRDGMERANTGSGTPTGNGDVITD, encoded by the coding sequence ATGAGTATCAAAAAGAAAATCGGTTTAGGAGTAGCTTCTGGGGCATTAGGATTGGCAATGATCAGTGGGGGAACCTGGGCAGCATTCTCAGATTCGGAGACTTTAGCTGACAATGATTTTTTTGCTGGGACATTAGATTTAAAACCTGAAATGGAGTCTAGTGCTTTATTCGAAATTAGTGATCTTGCTCCAGGTGATACAATGACAAGAAACATTAATCTTACAAACGCTGGTTCAGTTGATATTAAGCATGTTTGGTTTGATGTTACCTATACCCTAAATGATGTAGCTAACCCTACAGGTGTCCCAATTGATCCTAGTAATATGAATAAACTTGAAGATGATATTAAAGTTAGTATTTTCAACCTTGATGGATCACCATTAGAGGCTATGAAGAGAGATAATACTACTTTGGTTTTAACAGGACTTACTCTTAAAGAATTGAGAGATCTGGGTGAAGTAGATATTAGCCGTAACGGATTAGCTGCTGGTAGTGGTGATTCTGATCGATATGAAATAAAACTAGAATATGTAAACTTAGGAAATCAAAATCATCAACAAGGAGATTCAATAACTGCTCAACTCATATTCAATGCACAGCAAAGAGATGGAATGGAACGTGCTAATACAGGAAGTGGAACTCCTACAGGTAATGGGGATGTAATAACTGATTAA
- the sipW gene encoding signal peptidase I SipW: MIKAKIWMSRIITSILFLSLLFMAFVVISSKASGGEPNFLGYQLKTVLSGSMEPSIQTGSIIAIKPGGDMTRFQKDDVITFIKEDNSLVTHRVLEVRGQGEQTQYVTKGDNNEDPDKDPILSKNVVGEYKGFTIPFLGYAIDFAKSKEGTAILLILPGLFLLIYSGITVWQTVRELDPSKNKETTING, encoded by the coding sequence TTGATTAAAGCAAAGATTTGGATGAGTAGAATCATCACTTCCATATTATTTTTATCCCTTTTATTCATGGCCTTTGTCGTCATTTCATCTAAAGCTTCTGGTGGAGAACCGAACTTCTTAGGCTATCAGTTAAAAACGGTTCTTTCAGGATCAATGGAACCGAGCATTCAAACAGGATCTATTATCGCGATTAAACCAGGCGGAGATATGACCCGTTTCCAAAAAGATGATGTTATTACTTTCATAAAAGAAGACAATTCCCTTGTAACTCACAGAGTTTTGGAAGTACGAGGTCAAGGTGAACAAACACAATACGTTACCAAAGGTGATAACAACGAAGATCCGGATAAAGACCCAATACTTTCTAAGAACGTTGTAGGTGAATACAAAGGATTTACAATACCTTTCTTAGGCTATGCTATAGATTTTGCTAAATCAAAAGAGGGTACAGCAATACTTTTAATACTACCGGGTTTGTTCTTATTGATTTATTCAGGGATTACAGTCTGGCAAACGGTAAGAGAATTAGATCCATCAAAAAACAAAGAAACAACAATTAATGGTTAA
- the tapA gene encoding amyloid fiber anchoring/assembly protein TapA, with the protein MRNHPLIKVGIVIRNKRLRKFRNKHWAYLFTIKVATIFYISTFSLMFLLGTTSAYFNDIETLTLPLKTEWEVPDPPDSTDDWEKSSLEFIGESSFANGISATIKNSGSDMTDSVDYTVYYIPEGNPKFGVEVYKDSLPLLKKDEIYTLQYATTTPGYYKFKAVQREGHGNKSTGGKGNPEKALWSETITLGEVPKNPDGIIENPETPTITNDSPDTTSENPEITPETPNTDDSPDTELQHPAEDSTEINETNNDDTENIQQSETTTEETQ; encoded by the coding sequence TTGAGAAATCATCCTCTAATAAAGGTGGGGATTGTCATAAGAAATAAACGGCTTAGGAAATTTAGAAATAAACATTGGGCTTATTTATTTACCATTAAGGTAGCAACCATCTTTTACATTTCGACATTTTCATTGATGTTTTTATTAGGAACAACCAGCGCTTATTTCAATGATATTGAAACTCTAACCCTTCCTTTAAAAACAGAATGGGAAGTACCTGATCCACCAGATTCGACTGATGATTGGGAGAAGAGTTCTTTAGAGTTTATTGGAGAATCGAGTTTTGCAAACGGTATATCTGCCACCATAAAGAATAGTGGTAGTGATATGACTGATTCTGTTGACTATACAGTTTATTATATTCCCGAGGGTAATCCGAAATTTGGAGTAGAGGTTTACAAAGATTCACTACCTTTATTGAAAAAGGATGAAATTTATACCTTGCAATATGCAACGACTACTCCTGGTTATTATAAATTTAAAGCAGTTCAAAGGGAAGGACATGGGAATAAATCAACAGGTGGTAAAGGAAACCCAGAAAAAGCATTATGGAGCGAGACTATTACTTTAGGAGAAGTTCCTAAAAACCCTGATGGCATAATTGAAAACCCTGAAACACCAACAATTACAAATGACTCACCTGACACAACTTCAGAAAATCCTGAAATTACGCCAGAAACTCCTAATACAGATGATTCACCAGATACTGAATTGCAACATCCAGCAGAAGATAGTACTGAAATTAATGAAACAAATAACGATGATACAGAAAACATACAGCAAAGTGAGACAACAACTGAAGAAACACAATAA
- a CDS encoding copper amine oxidase N-terminal domain-containing protein has protein sequence MKKKETWYKKLTFSFLAATIVLASPAYSAAEGMKDFVAQKDSGKGKGHNEDDNSDDDTDDPEEDEDDDEEDDDKGNGKGKDNGKGKDKEKKGAEKQLEQISERLDDIEELISEATDKLDSILGGQTPSEEESPTEEEPPVEGEEPPAEPPVEDDPATEEPVEDETPASEEVSAQNTETETDEDTAEDSTEDVKEDVTEEDDTEEEETDKDSDDEEQSEEVAEEEEELDDEEKYESANGVRGKLISSINQLSAVEKQISGLESKTDNADEITALNERAASLKTAAQEQLDRIETAKPEKTNKEESKKEKKTKVFVDDVEVEFDQEPVVIANRTVVPLRAIFEALGAEITWDNKTQTVTATKDGVTITLKIGEKSATKNGETVELDQEAIALNGRTMVPVRFIGESFDTEVVWDQETGGIYVVE, from the coding sequence ATGAAAAAGAAGGAAACTTGGTACAAGAAGCTCACTTTCAGCTTTTTAGCTGCCACGATTGTCTTGGCATCACCTGCATATTCGGCTGCTGAAGGCATGAAGGATTTTGTTGCCCAAAAGGATAGTGGAAAGGGCAAAGGACACAACGAAGATGACAACAGCGATGACGATACAGACGATCCCGAAGAAGATGAAGACGACGATGAGGAAGATGACGATAAAGGGAATGGGAAAGGTAAAGATAACGGCAAAGGCAAGGACAAAGAAAAAAAAGGTGCTGAAAAACAGCTTGAGCAGATCAGCGAGCGTTTGGATGACATTGAAGAGCTTATTAGTGAAGCAACGGATAAGCTCGACAGCATCTTAGGTGGACAAACACCTTCTGAGGAAGAGTCTCCAACTGAAGAGGAACCACCTGTCGAAGGAGAAGAACCTCCTGCAGAACCACCAGTGGAAGATGATCCAGCAACTGAAGAACCTGTAGAAGATGAAACTCCTGCATCAGAAGAAGTTTCTGCACAAAACACTGAGACTGAAACTGATGAAGATACAGCGGAAGACTCCACTGAAGATGTTAAAGAAGACGTAACTGAAGAAGATGACACTGAAGAAGAAGAAACCGATAAAGATTCCGATGATGAAGAACAGTCTGAAGAAGTTGCAGAAGAAGAGGAAGAACTCGATGATGAAGAAAAATACGAAAGCGCAAATGGCGTTCGTGGCAAACTAATTTCTTCTATTAATCAATTAAGTGCTGTTGAAAAACAGATTTCCGGATTAGAAAGCAAAACGGATAATGCTGATGAAATTACAGCATTGAACGAAAGAGCTGCTTCCTTAAAAACTGCGGCTCAAGAGCAATTAGATCGTATCGAAACAGCTAAACCAGAAAAAACAAATAAAGAAGAAAGCAAAAAAGAAAAGAAAACAAAAGTTTTTGTAGATGATGTTGAAGTGGAGTTCGACCAAGAGCCAGTAGTCATCGCGAACAGAACCGTTGTTCCGCTTCGTGCTATTTTTGAAGCATTAGGTGCAGAGATCACTTGGGACAACAAAACGCAAACTGTTACTGCAACAAAAGACGGAGTTACGATAACACTGAAAATTGGTGAGAAGTCTGCTACAAAAAACGGTGAAACAGTGGAACTCGATCAAGAAGCGATTGCTTTAAACGGACGTACGATGGTCCCTGTTCGTTTTATTGGAGAATCTTTTGATACAGAAGTTGTTTGGGATCAAGAAACCGGCGGGATTTACGTCGTAGAATAG
- a CDS encoding stalk domain-containing protein, translating into MFYTKKNSVFVSLLLSFALLFSLLLSNVTTVHAETETKPVTYLALGDSLAAGQTPYFKIGKGYADLLAEDLKEIGFLNSFSKQYAFSMYTSQKVLDDILNDVRKGKDDTTGIRAHIAEADMITLDAGANDLLQKMKRTDDGLSIDPVDLSEVLTQVENNIKDILVEIKSLNPQAKVYVMGYYNAYPYLPADQQEQFLPILNELNDTIKEAAVSEDGVYVPTKEAIAVNVKVNLPNPSDIHPSVKGYEKISGEFWEVVLPNITNHLRESIYVNGVFQTFDQDPVYINGRTLVHVRGVFDDLGATVSWDSKTNSVIIKKGTDVVKLELNSNKAYKNGVLFNIDASAKVINNRTMIPLRFISESIGAKVKWDAGTGNIFIAN; encoded by the coding sequence ATGTTTTACACTAAAAAGAATTCAGTTTTCGTTTCTTTGTTATTAAGTTTTGCACTGTTGTTTTCGTTGCTGTTGTCAAATGTGACAACCGTTCATGCTGAGACAGAAACGAAACCGGTGACTTATTTAGCACTTGGGGATTCTTTAGCTGCAGGTCAAACCCCTTATTTTAAAATTGGAAAAGGGTATGCAGATTTACTGGCTGAAGATTTAAAAGAAATCGGATTTTTAAATTCCTTTAGTAAGCAGTATGCTTTTTCGATGTATACCTCACAAAAAGTACTTGATGATATTTTAAATGATGTACGAAAAGGTAAGGACGATACTACAGGAATCAGAGCTCATATTGCAGAAGCAGATATGATTACGTTAGATGCTGGAGCGAATGACCTCCTTCAAAAGATGAAACGAACAGATGATGGGCTATCTATTGACCCGGTGGATCTTTCTGAGGTTTTAACACAAGTTGAAAACAATATAAAAGATATTTTAGTAGAAATCAAATCTCTTAACCCACAAGCAAAAGTCTATGTAATGGGTTATTACAATGCCTATCCATACTTGCCAGCTGATCAGCAAGAACAGTTTCTACCTATATTAAACGAATTGAACGATACGATAAAAGAAGCTGCCGTTAGCGAAGATGGCGTTTATGTACCAACAAAAGAAGCAATTGCAGTAAATGTTAAAGTCAATCTTCCAAACCCTTCAGACATTCACCCTAGTGTAAAAGGATATGAAAAGATTTCAGGAGAGTTCTGGGAAGTTGTATTACCTAACATTACAAATCACTTGAGAGAATCCATATATGTGAATGGGGTGTTCCAGACGTTTGACCAAGATCCAGTTTACATCAATGGACGAACACTGGTCCATGTGCGCGGGGTGTTCGATGACTTAGGGGCGACTGTCAGCTGGGATTCAAAAACAAACTCGGTGATCATCAAAAAGGGTACAGATGTGGTGAAGCTTGAACTAAACTCTAATAAAGCTTATAAAAATGGAGTTCTCTTTAACATAGATGCTTCTGCAAAAGTAATTAATAACAGAACGATGATTCCACTAAGGTTTATCTCAGAATCAATAGGAGCAAAGGTAAAGTGGGATGCAGGAACAGGGAACATTTTTATAGCAAATTAA